One Mycolicibacterium sp. ND9-15 genomic window, TCGAACGCGATTGGGGCGCCGAATAGTGCCATCACTCCGTCTCCGGTGTACTCCACCGTTCCGCCGCCGTAGCGTTGCACCACCGCCGCCGACCGCTCGACAAGCTCGGTCATGATCCCGCGAAATCGTTCCAAGTCGAGTGCGGCAGCGATATCCATCGAGCGCACTACGTCGGCGAACAACACCGTCACCTGCTTGTACTCGGCCGCATCGGTTGACGCCAGCAGCGGAGTCCCGCAGGCGTCACAGAATCGAGCGCCCTCGTGTGGTGCCGCCCCGCAGGACCGGCACAGCGCTGCCGCCGACGTCAATAGCATCACCGCCGATCCGGGCGGCGCATGCATGGACCGCCCGATTCGCCAAGCGTATGACCGCAGCTCGGTGGGAGTGAGAAGAAGTGACGATATTGACGGCGAGCCCTCGAAGCGGACGCCGCTAGTAGCGTGAGGTCGCGTGACGGATACCGGCCCCCTAGCGGGCGTGAAGGTCATCGAGCTCGGTGGCATCGGTCCGGGACCGCACGCCGCGATGGTGCTGGCCGACCTCGGCGCCGACGTGGTCCGCGTGCGCAGACCCGGCGGACTGCAGATGCCCGCGGAGAACGTCGACCTCCTGCACCGCGGCAAGCGCGTCGTCGACCTGGACGTGAAGAAGGACCGGGCCGCACTGCTGAACCTCGCCGCCAAGGCTGACGTGCTCGTCGACCCCTTCCGGCCCGGCACCTGTGAACGGCTCGGCATCGGACCCGACGACTGCGCGGCGGTGAACCCGCGGCTGATCTACGCCAGGATCACCGGTTGGGGCCAGCACGGTCCGCTAGCGCAGACCGCGGGCCACGACATCAACTACCTGTCGCAGACCGGCGCGCTGTCGGCGATCGGCTACCGGGACCGGCCGCCGGTCGCACCGCTGAACCTGGTCGCCGACTATGGCGGCGGGTCGATGCTCGTGCTGCTTGGCATCGTGTCCGCGCTGTACGAGCGGGAGCGCTCGGGACTGGGCCAGGTGATCGACGCGGCGATGGTCGACGGCGTGGCCTCGCTGACTCAGGACATGTGGACGATGAAGTCGACCGGCACGCTGCGCGACGAGCGTGAGTCGTTCATGCTCGACGGCGGCGCCCCGTTCTACCGCACTTATGAGACGGCCGACGGCAAGTACATGGCGGTCGGGGCGATCGAGCCGCAGTTCTTCGCTCAGCTGTTGGCGGGCCTCGGGCTCAGCGCCGACGAGGTACCCGGGCAACTGGACAAGTCAGCGTTCCCACAGATGCACAAGCTGTTCGCCGCCCGGTTTGCGGGCAAGACCCGCGACCAGTGGGCCGAGATCTTCGTGGGCACCGACGCATGCGTCACGCCGGTACTGACGTGGAATGAAGCGGCACACAACGACCATCTACGCGCACGCTCAACGCTGGTGCGGGCCAATGGTGTAGACCAGGCCGCCCCGGCGCCT contains:
- a CDS encoding CaiB/BaiF CoA transferase family protein, which translates into the protein MTDTGPLAGVKVIELGGIGPGPHAAMVLADLGADVVRVRRPGGLQMPAENVDLLHRGKRVVDLDVKKDRAALLNLAAKADVLVDPFRPGTCERLGIGPDDCAAVNPRLIYARITGWGQHGPLAQTAGHDINYLSQTGALSAIGYRDRPPVAPLNLVADYGGGSMLVLLGIVSALYERERSGLGQVIDAAMVDGVASLTQDMWTMKSTGTLRDERESFMLDGGAPFYRTYETADGKYMAVGAIEPQFFAQLLAGLGLSADEVPGQLDKSAFPQMHKLFAARFAGKTRDQWAEIFVGTDACVTPVLTWNEAAHNDHLRARSTLVRANGVDQAAPAPRFSRTPAGPVGAPPQAATPITDIGW